The Nitrospirae bacterium CG2_30_53_67 nucleotide sequence TTGGGATTGATCCCGGCCAGACAGGCTCTGCCGCACCGGTTGCAGCCCACACAGATCTGTGCATCTTCATTCTCTGCAAAGCCCCGGTAGTGGTGGTAGAATCTGTACTTCAGCCGGTCTTCTTTCAGGGGCCTGAAATTGTGTCCTCCGGCCACTTCTGAAAAGTCCACGATCGTGCAGGAATACTGGATACGATCCTTGCTGGAACTCTTGAGGTTCGGCTCGATCGACTCCTCCACGCCGTAGCAATAGCACGTGGGACAGACCATGGCGCAGGACCCGCAGTTGAGGCACTTATTTCCCCATTTCTTCCAGATATCAGATTTGAATTCAATATCCATGAGGGCGGGAAGGCCGGTGACCTCCACGTGGGTCTTGAATTTTTTCTTGAGATATTTGCGTCTCTGGATATATTGTCCATCATCGTTTTTCCCGGGGTCCCTGGTCTTGACATTCCTGAGAAAATTGAATGCCTTGGATGAGTTGATCGTGAGGTAGTACGCATCCCCGATATCCGTGCAGAAGAGGTTGAAACCGTGACGGACCCCATCCTGGTTCAGGGACTTGCAGAAACAGTCTTCCAGAGGTTCATGATCCATACCGATGATAAAGGTATTTTTTCTTCTCGCGATATAACTGGGTGAAGGGAAATTCCCCTTCATAAAGACCCGGTCCAGCTTGGCCAATCCGTTGATGTCGCAGGCGCGCACGCCCACGATCACCCTCGGATTCACGCGGTATTCAATCTGCTGCTGCCAATCATGATCGGTATAACGGAACCGGGAAAGTTCCTCCCTGAATGGAAGGAAAAAGGTTTTTATCGAATAGTTGATCACATCGTAATCAAGATCCATTTCATCAAAGGAATAAACCTGCCGGAACTGGTAAACCGGCCGGCCATTCTTGTCTTTGTCCACGGCCTTGGGCCCGATGGTCTGATTCTCTTCGATGAGACCGCTGATGAATTTCTTGAATTCCTTTTTCGTGATCACCTTATAGATCATAACTCTTCGCTCCTGCAATCGGCGGGGACAGGTCATGCCAGTGATCTCAAACGGATATTATCATATCATACGATAATTAACAAAATAAATTTTCTTGCATTTTGTCCTCCTATTCGATAATAATCAGTTACTAATAAAGAGCAGAAACGTCCCGATCCGGATCTGCATCCCGGTCAGGATCATTAGAACATTGGCTGCACGGTGTGTGTATCAGGAAGAGAGAACAATGTCCGTGAAAAACAGGCTTCTTCGATTACTGATCCTATCTGTTCTTATATCGGTCCTGCTGCCCGCATGTGCCGGGATCCGTATGCGGACACAGGCCCCTTACGTCAGTCTCTCGGATCTGCAGGTCCGAGAGATCGGCCTTTTTGAGCAGCGCTACCGGCTGAAGCTTCGCATACAAAATCCCAACAGCTTTGCCCTTCCGATCTCCGGCATGAATTATCAGCTTCATATCAACGGCAAGAAGT carries:
- a CDS encoding hydrogenase, which translates into the protein MIYKVITKKEFKKFISGLIEENQTIGPKAVDKDKNGRPVYQFRQVYSFDEMDLDYDVINYSIKTFFLPFREELSRFRYTDHDWQQQIEYRVNPRVIVGVRACDINGLAKLDRVFMKGNFPSPSYIARRKNTFIIGMDHEPLEDCFCKSLNQDGVRHGFNLFCTDIGDAYYLTINSSKAFNFLRNVKTRDPGKNDDGQYIQRRKYLKKKFKTHVEVTGLPALMDIEFKSDIWKKWGNKCLNCGSCAMVCPTCYCYGVEESIEPNLKSSSKDRIQYSCTIVDFSEVAGGHNFRPLKEDRLKYRFYHHYRGFAENEDAQICVGCNRCGRACLAGINPKDVINDLRMESGE